A stretch of DNA from Ricinus communis isolate WT05 ecotype wild-type chromosome 4, ASM1957865v1, whole genome shotgun sequence:
TAAGAATGTATATGCGAAgataagaagaagatgaagtaTGCCTCTTTtttttagatctcatttattttgcttaggaTTTTTAGCTTAGTTCTTCTTTTAGCTAGTGCGTGGAGTAATAAACAGACATATATtatgtttgataaaaattctaaacaatttattcatttggTAAAGGCctagatgggtatattttgatttctcataatACAACTCTTGTTATTCGCCACTCCTTTCAGATTTTTTAGCTGATTACTGTCTCTCTTATTGCCTTGATTTTCGCCTGACCAGTATTTTCAGGTTTTCTAATCAGCAgggtatttttatttcttaaatgtagttaaactaaaaaaaatattttttaataacttatCATGATTAAACAATATATAGTCGGATgttaaattacttaaaaatacttattttattaagaatgtatattattactaatattaataatttaaacaatgagaaaaatattgaatacatctaaaaaatactaaaaaattaaaacacatattattttttttataaaaataatatttctattttttaaatataaaatcgttatattagagattaatttcttaaaaccTTTATCTCTATCCTTAAATCGTTAAATCAGAGATTAatcttttaaaactttttatccttttttttattataaaaatatttacataagATTCaaatacatttttcttttctcatccctctctttcttcttttttattatctctcctcttttctctctttaactctacatcaattttgaaatgaattctaaatttcTTACATCTTAATATATTACACTAAATAAaggaatttatttataaatgaaatgaattatttataggatttaaaccaaatatggTATATAGGCTAGTTTTGTCTTAGTGTGCTTGGGGACTACGGTTTCTACTGAAATTGGAGCAGAAGGGAAAGAAATTGACTTCTTGTAACATCATTATACACTAAAAAAATATGGAGGGTTTTAAGCAGATGAAATAAAAAGTTCTAAAGAAAAACCCTCCGGAAACAATTTAATTAAGcaaaaaaacattaaaaaaaatctaattcagatctatatatttacttgcaaaatttaatgttcttgggattgtaatttttcttttcttaacaTTGAACAGTAAATCTatctcattaattaatttatttttttcaaaaagactAGGGCCAGTTGTCTTCTACAAAATACGAATGTTGTCTCCACCTCATTAATTGTAGACAAAATGGCAACCATCATAACCTgtgaagaaattaaagaaaggtTTATTACTATTAATGATCGAATTACGTTAAAGGTTATTGATCAACTTGATTTAAGAAACTCACTTGGATCCACAGTAACAAGCATAGCAGTTCCTCCAAAGGAGCAAGTGCCACCAGCCACTTTGGTTCTCTGCCAATAACTATTAAAGGCATAGGAAGCATGAGCAAACAATGTATTGGGCTCAAAGCATGGGCCACTGGGCTGGAGAGAGTCACAATCTGCACCAGATCCACAAGCATAGTTCATTGCTTCTTGAATGATTGGGTCTGGCACGGAGGGCTTGGCTACGCACCATAGCGCCTGGGGTGCACCTTTGCTCGGAGGTGGTGGCGGTGCTATTGGCGGCGGATACACTATCGGCGGTAGAAAAACTGTTGGGCTTGGAACAAACCCAGTTGGAGATGGAACAAAAGAAGGTGGGCTTGGGATGTAACTTGGTGGGCTAGGCCCAAAGTAAGGGGGACTCAAAGTGGGCCCTGGCGGGCTTGGAAAGTAGATAGTTGGACTAGGTATAGTTTCTGGTGGGCTGGGAACTATTTGAGGTGGGTTTGGGATTGGTACAGTTTTGGGTGGGCTTGGAACTGCAGTGGTTGGGCCTGGTGGTGGGCTTGGGAGGGGAAGAATAGGTGGTAGATAGTAGAAGGGTGGTGAGGGTGATCCTCCTGTTGGAGTTGGATTTGTTGTGGAAGGGGGCTGTGGGGTATTTGGGGGATAAATGCAATATGGAGGGGCATTTTCGGGCAATGGAATTGGGGATAATGAATCATAAGGTGGCAAAGTAAATGGTGAACTCACATAAGGGTCAGTGTTTGATGGATCCATTGTTTCTTTCTGGAGAAGTAATGAAGCAAAATCAAAGTGCTTTGtcactttcaatttatttatgtgCTGGATGATAGAACTTGTTGGGTGATCATTTGGACCTCGAAGTAGGTGCTTTGATTTTCTTGCTTCTGAATATAAGATTAACACAAAACaatcaataatatatatatatatatatataactgtcacttgtaatttttaaatattttctttaacagTATAAAATcctcaaaagaaagagaaaatctttgcataagaaattaaaactctaattttatacgttgtaaagaaaaatgcaaagttaaaatcttaaaaatctaGAGACGGCTCCGTAATTACTGAGTAAAAGCTTATTGGAATATGACATTACAAATCTAGTGATTGTTAATATCTTACTATCAGGAGAGATTATAGAGCATGCTGACTCATACTGCTAATTAGTAATGCCCCTATTTCATTTATTGCctacaaaattataataatggTGAATATTCTGTGgggcaaaagaaagaaaaggaaaaagaagattcCACAATTTGCACAGTGCATGTGATCACTTCCTGATTATCTGATACAACATAACATAAATAACTATACTTAGACTTGAAGGAACTGACCATGTCATAAGAAGCTTTCCAGAGTAAACCCACAATCTAATTACTATATACTATAAGATGATAACTTAGCCTCATGATTTGGTTCAGTTCTGAAAAGCACAAAGAACTAAAAATGAATGGAGTATCACTACAACATAATGCTGAATGATTAGAGAAACAAAGAAGCCATTTCCACTGAAAATAAAAGGGAGAAAATTACCAGAGTGAGCAGCAGTAGTAAGATAGAGTAGTAGTAGTAGAAGAAGACAAATTCTATTGCAGTGTATACTTCTTTCCATAGCTTTGGGATAAAACAGGCCAAAGCCTATATAAGTACGAGAAAATGCTGATGATCTTGTGACCCACTTAAAAGACCCCAAGAGGACAATAACTAGAAGcttatatatacacacatgCAGGACAGCCTCGGAGAAGCCAAGGAATAGTTGAAAGCTAAGGCATGAAGGGACAAGTGGTTATAAAGATTGATTCTTTGGCAGCTTCACTTTGCTACACAGTCACTTTGCTTAGAGATGTGTACATGAAGAAATGCTTAAAAGGTGCAATGAGTAGGTTTATTTTATAGGGAAGACGATCACCGTCtgtgttaataataataatctttcTCTTCTGTCTTTTTGGCATATATGCTTGCCTTGATAACCGGAAAAAATCAAAGTGTTTGTTTTTGTCTACCCTTTTGTTTTGCTTGCTTTCCACTCAaagctttctctctctctatccTTTTTTGTCTATTCAGGACCTTATCATAAGCACGATATCTACTCTGTTCTCTCTAAAATATCGAAAATGTTTGCTTCTTCTAAGTTTATGTAATTAGTTTCGATGGAccagtaatatatatttattaatttttaaataattaaatatatga
This window harbors:
- the LOC8270759 gene encoding protein TRACHEARY ELEMENT DIFFERENTIATION-RELATED 7A, translated to MERSIHCNRICLLLLLLLYLTTAAHSEARKSKHLLRGPNDHPTSSIIQHINKLKVTKHFDFASLLLQKETMDPSNTDPYVSSPFTLPPYDSLSPIPLPENAPPYCIYPPNTPQPPSTTNPTPTGGSPSPPFYYLPPILPLPSPPPGPTTAVPSPPKTVPIPNPPQIVPSPPETIPSPTIYFPSPPGPTLSPPYFGPSPPSYIPSPPSFVPSPTGFVPSPTVFLPPIVYPPPIAPPPPPSKGAPQALWCVAKPSVPDPIIQEAMNYACGSGADCDSLQPSGPCFEPNTLFAHASYAFNSYWQRTKVAGGTCSFGGTAMLVTVDPSYDGCHFVYN